A single Vanacampus margaritifer isolate UIUO_Vmar chromosome 7, RoL_Vmar_1.0, whole genome shotgun sequence DNA region contains:
- the rbm47 gene encoding RNA-binding protein 47 isoform X10 — MTAEDPASSSTMSNNTAPSKPCKTSGASQHALLGQINIPEGVAGTPNEVALVALMERTGYGMVQENGQRKYGPPPGWNGPSPPRGCEIFVGKIPRDVYEDELVPVFESVGRIYEMRLMMDFDGKNRGYAFVMYTEKHEAKRAVRELNNYEVRPGRLLGVCSSVDNCRLFIGGIPKTKKREEILEEVSKVTEGVLDVIVYASAADKMKNRGFAFVEYESHRAAAMARRKLMPGRIQLWGHQIAVDWAEPEIDVDEDVMETVKILYVRNLMMETSEETIKQVFSQWNPGCVERVKKIRDYAFVHFTSRDDAVLAMDHLNGTEVEGSCIEVTLAKPVDKEQYSRQKASKGVSAAPEAPQQNYVYQCDPYTLAYYGYPYNTLIGPNRDYFVKVALPTLAGQYPVFSAAPAAKLMEEGKMHAVEHLINPLAMQHPEHTAAPAAAATVLPVSTPPPFQGRPITPVYAMAHNVPRIQAAGGLYSAGYVPITNYAANTATLAALQKNAAVAAAAYGGYAGYAVPQAFPATAFQLPIHDVYQY; from the exons ATGACAGCCGAAGATCCTGCTTCCTCTTCAACCATGAGCAACAATACCGCCCCCTCCAAGCCCTGCAAAACCAGCGGTGCCTCCCAGCACGCTCTCCTCGGACAGATCAACATTCCGGAGGGTGTCGCAGGGACTCCCAATGAGGTGGCACTGGTGGCCTTGATGGAGCGCACTGGCTACGGCATGGTCCAGGAAAACGGCCAACGTAAATACGGGCCCCCTCCCGGTTGGAACGGCCCGTCGCCACCGAGGGGATGTGAGATCTTTGTGGGCAAGATCCCAAGAGATGTTTACGAGGACGAGCTTGTTCCCGTTTTCGAGTCTGTGGGACGCATCTACGAGATGCGCCTGATGATGGACTTCGACGGGAAGAATCGAGGCTACGCATTCGTGATGTACACCGAGAAACACGAGGCCAAACGGGCCGTGCGGGAGCTCAACAACTACGAGGTGCGGCCCGGACGGCTCCTCGGGGTCTGCTCCTCCGTGGACAACTGCCGTCTTTTCATTGGCGGGATCCCCAAGACCAAAAAGCGCGAGGAGATTCTGGAGGAGGTCTCCAAGGTGACCGAAGGCGTCCTAGATGTCATCGTTTACGCCAGCGCCGCCGACAAGATGAAGAACCGCGGCTTTGCCTTCGTAGAATACGAGTCGCACCGTGCGGCCGCCATGGCTCGGAGGAAACTCATGCCTGGGCGTATTCAGCTCTGGGGCCACCAGATTGCTGTGGACTGGGCGGAGCCAGAAATTGACGTGGATGAAGACGTCATGGAGACGGTGAAAATACTCTACGTCAGGAATCTTATGATGGAGACCAGTGAGGAAACAATTAAACAG GTGTTTAGTCAGTGGAACCCGGGTTGTGTAGAGCGAGTGAAGAAAATCCGTGACTATGCCTTTGTTCACTTCACATCCCGTGATGATGCCGTGCTGGCCATGGACCACCTGAATGGAACAGAGGTGGAGGGATCCTGCATTGAGGTCACGCTTGCCAAGCCCGTCGATAAAGAGCAATACTCTCGCCAGAAGGCCTCAAAGGGGGTTTCTGCTGCTCCGGAAGCTCCACAGCAGAACTATGTCTACCAGTGCGACCCTTACACATTGGCCTACTACGGTTATCCCTACAACACACTCATCGGACCCAACAGGGACTACTTTGTGAAAG TGGCATTGCCGACTCTGGCCGGGCAGTATCCGGTGTTCAGTGCGGCCCCCGCGGCCAAGCTGATGGAGGAGGGGAAAATGCACGCAGTGGAGCACCTTATTAATCCTCTGGCTATGCAGCACCCTGAACACACCGCggcgcccgccgccgccgccaccgttCTGCCCGTCTCCACTCCTCCACCTTTTCAG GGTCGCCCGATCACTCCCGTCTACGCTATGGCCCACAACGTCCCGCGCATCCAAGCAGCCGGCGGCCTGTACAGCGCGGGATACGTCCCCATCACAAACTATGCGGCCAACACGGCCACTCTGGCCGCCCTGCAGAAGAACGCGGCGGTTGCGGCCGCGGCGTACGGAGGCTACGCCGGCTACGCTGTGCCGCAGGCCTTCCCGGCGACGGCCTTCCAGCTGCCCATTCACGACGTCTACCAGTATTGA
- the rbm47 gene encoding RNA-binding protein 47 isoform X8 — MTAEDPASSSTMSNNTAPSKPCKTSGASQHALLGQINIPEGVAGTPNEVALVALMERTGYGMVQENGQRKYGPPPGWNGPSPPRGCEIFVGKIPRDVYEDELVPVFESVGRIYEMRLMMDFDGKNRGYAFVMYTEKHEAKRAVRELNNYEVRPGRLLGVCSSVDNCRLFIGGIPKTKKREEILEEVSKVTEGVLDVIVYASAADKMKNRGFAFVEYESHRAAAMARRKLMPGRIQLWGHQIAVDWAEPEIDVDEDVMETVKILYVRNLMMETSEETIKQVFSQWNPGCVERVKKIRDYAFVHFTSRDDAVLAMDHLNGTEVEGSCIEVTLAKPVDKEQYSRQKASKGVSAAPEAPQQNYVYQCDPYTLAYYGYPYNTLIGPNRDYFVKGTVRGRGRAATGNRTPGPRGSYLGGYSAGRGIYSRYHEVALPTLAGQYPVFSAAPAAKLMEEGKMHAVEHLINPLAMQHPEHTAAPAAAATVLPVSTPPPFQGRPITPVYAMAHNVPRIQAAGGLYSAGYVPITNYAANTATLAALQKNAAVAAAAYGGYAGYAVPQAFPATAFQLPIHDVYQY, encoded by the exons ATGACAGCCGAAGATCCTGCTTCCTCTTCAACCATGAGCAACAATACCGCCCCCTCCAAGCCCTGCAAAACCAGCGGTGCCTCCCAGCACGCTCTCCTCGGACAGATCAACATTCCGGAGGGTGTCGCAGGGACTCCCAATGAGGTGGCACTGGTGGCCTTGATGGAGCGCACTGGCTACGGCATGGTCCAGGAAAACGGCCAACGTAAATACGGGCCCCCTCCCGGTTGGAACGGCCCGTCGCCACCGAGGGGATGTGAGATCTTTGTGGGCAAGATCCCAAGAGATGTTTACGAGGACGAGCTTGTTCCCGTTTTCGAGTCTGTGGGACGCATCTACGAGATGCGCCTGATGATGGACTTCGACGGGAAGAATCGAGGCTACGCATTCGTGATGTACACCGAGAAACACGAGGCCAAACGGGCCGTGCGGGAGCTCAACAACTACGAGGTGCGGCCCGGACGGCTCCTCGGGGTCTGCTCCTCCGTGGACAACTGCCGTCTTTTCATTGGCGGGATCCCCAAGACCAAAAAGCGCGAGGAGATTCTGGAGGAGGTCTCCAAGGTGACCGAAGGCGTCCTAGATGTCATCGTTTACGCCAGCGCCGCCGACAAGATGAAGAACCGCGGCTTTGCCTTCGTAGAATACGAGTCGCACCGTGCGGCCGCCATGGCTCGGAGGAAACTCATGCCTGGGCGTATTCAGCTCTGGGGCCACCAGATTGCTGTGGACTGGGCGGAGCCAGAAATTGACGTGGATGAAGACGTCATGGAGACGGTGAAAATACTCTACGTCAGGAATCTTATGATGGAGACCAGTGAGGAAACAATTAAACAG GTGTTTAGTCAGTGGAACCCGGGTTGTGTAGAGCGAGTGAAGAAAATCCGTGACTATGCCTTTGTTCACTTCACATCCCGTGATGATGCCGTGCTGGCCATGGACCACCTGAATGGAACAGAGGTGGAGGGATCCTGCATTGAGGTCACGCTTGCCAAGCCCGTCGATAAAGAGCAATACTCTCGCCAGAAGGCCTCAAAGGGGGTTTCTGCTGCTCCGGAAGCTCCACAGCAGAACTATGTCTACCAGTGCGACCCTTACACATTGGCCTACTACGGTTATCCCTACAACACACTCATCGGACCCAACAGGGACTACTTTGTGAAAG GTACTGTGCGAGGTCGTGGTCGCGCCGCCACAGGTAACCGTACCCCTGGTCCTCGGGGGTCGTACCTGGGGGGTTACTCTGCCGGTCGTGGCATCTACAGCCGCTACCATGAGG TGGCATTGCCGACTCTGGCCGGGCAGTATCCGGTGTTCAGTGCGGCCCCCGCGGCCAAGCTGATGGAGGAGGGGAAAATGCACGCAGTGGAGCACCTTATTAATCCTCTGGCTATGCAGCACCCTGAACACACCGCggcgcccgccgccgccgccaccgttCTGCCCGTCTCCACTCCTCCACCTTTTCAG GGTCGCCCGATCACTCCCGTCTACGCTATGGCCCACAACGTCCCGCGCATCCAAGCAGCCGGCGGCCTGTACAGCGCGGGATACGTCCCCATCACAAACTATGCGGCCAACACGGCCACTCTGGCCGCCCTGCAGAAGAACGCGGCGGTTGCGGCCGCGGCGTACGGAGGCTACGCCGGCTACGCTGTGCCGCAGGCCTTCCCGGCGACGGCCTTCCAGCTGCCCATTCACGACGTCTACCAGTATTGA
- the rbm47 gene encoding RNA-binding protein 47 isoform X3: MTAEDPASSSTMSNNTAPSKPCKTSGASQHALLGQINIPEGVAGTPNEVALVALMERTGYGMVQENGQRKYGPPPGWNGPSPPRGCEIFVGKIPRDVYEDELVPVFESVGRIYEMRLMMDFDGKNRGYAFVMYTEKHEAKRAVRELNNYEVRPGRLLGVCSSVDNCRLFIGGIPKTKKREEILEEVSKVTEGVLDVIVYASAADKMKNRGFAFVEYESHRAAAMARRKLMPGRIQLWGHQIAVDWAEPEIDVDEDVMETVKILYVRNLMMETSEETIKQVFSQWNPGCVERVKKIRDYAFVHFTSRDDAVLAMDHLNGTEVEGSCIEVTLAKPVDKEQYSRQKASKGVSAAPEAPQQNYVYQCDPYTLAYYGYPYNTLIGPNRDYFVKAGTVRGRGRAATGNRTPGPRGSYLGGYSAGRGIYSRYHEGKTKLSEKSYELMPSLELAASVNPVAIKPGTMALPTLAGQYPVFSAAPAAKLMEEGKMHAVEHLINPLAMQHPEHTAAPAAAATVLPVSTPPPFQGRPITPVYAMAHNVPRIQAAGGLYSAGYVPITNYAANTATLAALQKNAAVAAAAYGGYAGYAVPQAFPATAFQLPIHDVYQY, translated from the exons ATGACAGCCGAAGATCCTGCTTCCTCTTCAACCATGAGCAACAATACCGCCCCCTCCAAGCCCTGCAAAACCAGCGGTGCCTCCCAGCACGCTCTCCTCGGACAGATCAACATTCCGGAGGGTGTCGCAGGGACTCCCAATGAGGTGGCACTGGTGGCCTTGATGGAGCGCACTGGCTACGGCATGGTCCAGGAAAACGGCCAACGTAAATACGGGCCCCCTCCCGGTTGGAACGGCCCGTCGCCACCGAGGGGATGTGAGATCTTTGTGGGCAAGATCCCAAGAGATGTTTACGAGGACGAGCTTGTTCCCGTTTTCGAGTCTGTGGGACGCATCTACGAGATGCGCCTGATGATGGACTTCGACGGGAAGAATCGAGGCTACGCATTCGTGATGTACACCGAGAAACACGAGGCCAAACGGGCCGTGCGGGAGCTCAACAACTACGAGGTGCGGCCCGGACGGCTCCTCGGGGTCTGCTCCTCCGTGGACAACTGCCGTCTTTTCATTGGCGGGATCCCCAAGACCAAAAAGCGCGAGGAGATTCTGGAGGAGGTCTCCAAGGTGACCGAAGGCGTCCTAGATGTCATCGTTTACGCCAGCGCCGCCGACAAGATGAAGAACCGCGGCTTTGCCTTCGTAGAATACGAGTCGCACCGTGCGGCCGCCATGGCTCGGAGGAAACTCATGCCTGGGCGTATTCAGCTCTGGGGCCACCAGATTGCTGTGGACTGGGCGGAGCCAGAAATTGACGTGGATGAAGACGTCATGGAGACGGTGAAAATACTCTACGTCAGGAATCTTATGATGGAGACCAGTGAGGAAACAATTAAACAG GTGTTTAGTCAGTGGAACCCGGGTTGTGTAGAGCGAGTGAAGAAAATCCGTGACTATGCCTTTGTTCACTTCACATCCCGTGATGATGCCGTGCTGGCCATGGACCACCTGAATGGAACAGAGGTGGAGGGATCCTGCATTGAGGTCACGCTTGCCAAGCCCGTCGATAAAGAGCAATACTCTCGCCAGAAGGCCTCAAAGGGGGTTTCTGCTGCTCCGGAAGCTCCACAGCAGAACTATGTCTACCAGTGCGACCCTTACACATTGGCCTACTACGGTTATCCCTACAACACACTCATCGGACCCAACAGGGACTACTTTGTGAAAG CAGGTACTGTGCGAGGTCGTGGTCGCGCCGCCACAGGTAACCGTACCCCTGGTCCTCGGGGGTCGTACCTGGGGGGTTACTCTGCCGGTCGTGGCATCTACAGCCGCTACCATGAGGGTAAGACCAAGCTGTCCGAAAAGTCCTATGAACTGATGCCCAGTCTGGAGCTTGCTGCCTCCGTCAACCCAGTTGCCATCAAACCAGGCACAA TGGCATTGCCGACTCTGGCCGGGCAGTATCCGGTGTTCAGTGCGGCCCCCGCGGCCAAGCTGATGGAGGAGGGGAAAATGCACGCAGTGGAGCACCTTATTAATCCTCTGGCTATGCAGCACCCTGAACACACCGCggcgcccgccgccgccgccaccgttCTGCCCGTCTCCACTCCTCCACCTTTTCAG GGTCGCCCGATCACTCCCGTCTACGCTATGGCCCACAACGTCCCGCGCATCCAAGCAGCCGGCGGCCTGTACAGCGCGGGATACGTCCCCATCACAAACTATGCGGCCAACACGGCCACTCTGGCCGCCCTGCAGAAGAACGCGGCGGTTGCGGCCGCGGCGTACGGAGGCTACGCCGGCTACGCTGTGCCGCAGGCCTTCCCGGCGACGGCCTTCCAGCTGCCCATTCACGACGTCTACCAGTATTGA
- the rbm47 gene encoding RNA-binding protein 47 isoform X7 produces MTAEDPASSSTMSNNTAPSKPCKTSGASQHALLGQINIPEGVAGTPNEVALVALMERTGYGMVQENGQRKYGPPPGWNGPSPPRGCEIFVGKIPRDVYEDELVPVFESVGRIYEMRLMMDFDGKNRGYAFVMYTEKHEAKRAVRELNNYEVRPGRLLGVCSSVDNCRLFIGGIPKTKKREEILEEVSKVTEGVLDVIVYASAADKMKNRGFAFVEYESHRAAAMARRKLMPGRIQLWGHQIAVDWAEPEIDVDEDVMETVKILYVRNLMMETSEETIKQVFSQWNPGCVERVKKIRDYAFVHFTSRDDAVLAMDHLNGTEVEGSCIEVTLAKPVDKEQYSRQKASKGVSAAPEAPQQNYVYQCDPYTLAYYGYPYNTLIGPNRDYFVKAGTVRGRGRAATGNRTPGPRGSYLGGYSAGRGIYSRYHEVALPTLAGQYPVFSAAPAAKLMEEGKMHAVEHLINPLAMQHPEHTAAPAAAATVLPVSTPPPFQGRPITPVYAMAHNVPRIQAAGGLYSAGYVPITNYAANTATLAALQKNAAVAAAAYGGYAGYAVPQAFPATAFQLPIHDVYQY; encoded by the exons ATGACAGCCGAAGATCCTGCTTCCTCTTCAACCATGAGCAACAATACCGCCCCCTCCAAGCCCTGCAAAACCAGCGGTGCCTCCCAGCACGCTCTCCTCGGACAGATCAACATTCCGGAGGGTGTCGCAGGGACTCCCAATGAGGTGGCACTGGTGGCCTTGATGGAGCGCACTGGCTACGGCATGGTCCAGGAAAACGGCCAACGTAAATACGGGCCCCCTCCCGGTTGGAACGGCCCGTCGCCACCGAGGGGATGTGAGATCTTTGTGGGCAAGATCCCAAGAGATGTTTACGAGGACGAGCTTGTTCCCGTTTTCGAGTCTGTGGGACGCATCTACGAGATGCGCCTGATGATGGACTTCGACGGGAAGAATCGAGGCTACGCATTCGTGATGTACACCGAGAAACACGAGGCCAAACGGGCCGTGCGGGAGCTCAACAACTACGAGGTGCGGCCCGGACGGCTCCTCGGGGTCTGCTCCTCCGTGGACAACTGCCGTCTTTTCATTGGCGGGATCCCCAAGACCAAAAAGCGCGAGGAGATTCTGGAGGAGGTCTCCAAGGTGACCGAAGGCGTCCTAGATGTCATCGTTTACGCCAGCGCCGCCGACAAGATGAAGAACCGCGGCTTTGCCTTCGTAGAATACGAGTCGCACCGTGCGGCCGCCATGGCTCGGAGGAAACTCATGCCTGGGCGTATTCAGCTCTGGGGCCACCAGATTGCTGTGGACTGGGCGGAGCCAGAAATTGACGTGGATGAAGACGTCATGGAGACGGTGAAAATACTCTACGTCAGGAATCTTATGATGGAGACCAGTGAGGAAACAATTAAACAG GTGTTTAGTCAGTGGAACCCGGGTTGTGTAGAGCGAGTGAAGAAAATCCGTGACTATGCCTTTGTTCACTTCACATCCCGTGATGATGCCGTGCTGGCCATGGACCACCTGAATGGAACAGAGGTGGAGGGATCCTGCATTGAGGTCACGCTTGCCAAGCCCGTCGATAAAGAGCAATACTCTCGCCAGAAGGCCTCAAAGGGGGTTTCTGCTGCTCCGGAAGCTCCACAGCAGAACTATGTCTACCAGTGCGACCCTTACACATTGGCCTACTACGGTTATCCCTACAACACACTCATCGGACCCAACAGGGACTACTTTGTGAAAG CAGGTACTGTGCGAGGTCGTGGTCGCGCCGCCACAGGTAACCGTACCCCTGGTCCTCGGGGGTCGTACCTGGGGGGTTACTCTGCCGGTCGTGGCATCTACAGCCGCTACCATGAGG TGGCATTGCCGACTCTGGCCGGGCAGTATCCGGTGTTCAGTGCGGCCCCCGCGGCCAAGCTGATGGAGGAGGGGAAAATGCACGCAGTGGAGCACCTTATTAATCCTCTGGCTATGCAGCACCCTGAACACACCGCggcgcccgccgccgccgccaccgttCTGCCCGTCTCCACTCCTCCACCTTTTCAG GGTCGCCCGATCACTCCCGTCTACGCTATGGCCCACAACGTCCCGCGCATCCAAGCAGCCGGCGGCCTGTACAGCGCGGGATACGTCCCCATCACAAACTATGCGGCCAACACGGCCACTCTGGCCGCCCTGCAGAAGAACGCGGCGGTTGCGGCCGCGGCGTACGGAGGCTACGCCGGCTACGCTGTGCCGCAGGCCTTCCCGGCGACGGCCTTCCAGCTGCCCATTCACGACGTCTACCAGTATTGA